In Candidatus Nealsonbacteria bacterium DGGOD1a, one DNA window encodes the following:
- a CDS encoding FMN-binding glutamate synthase family protein — MINWTKKVQDRIAKVPVRGGRSQKEVNGGFNDLVFAPAQLAKRPVDYFKEEISSKTIIGKNSLKPVEIAAPIVIAAMSFGALSKNAKIALAKGSTLAGTIANTGEGGMLAEEREFAKKLVIQYSTGRFGIDEEILKLADIIEIKIGQGAKGGQGGLLQKEKLTPEVASARRVKLGKDVHSPACHPDIICAKDLKDKIDWLRKLSGGVPIVVKLAAGDVKDDVALAIEANPDVIAIDGGWGGTGAAPEVMLDEMGIPAFHALVSAREILDKNKAEQELWIAGGFYTGGDIAKALALGADAVFMGSGMLAAMGCAGCNLCYTGQCPKGVATQDPNLAKNLDIDAAAGNIANFIKHCNEEVKMIAGATGHNDIHRLVKGDLRALTLETSRIAGVKLAGE; from the coding sequence ATGATAAATTGGACAAAAAAAGTGCAGGATCGGATCGCGAAAGTGCCGGTGCGGGGCGGGCGGTCGCAAAAAGAGGTTAACGGCGGGTTTAACGATCTGGTGTTCGCGCCGGCACAGCTGGCAAAACGGCCGGTGGATTATTTCAAGGAAGAAATCAGTTCAAAAACCATTATCGGCAAAAACAGTTTGAAGCCGGTGGAAATTGCCGCGCCGATCGTGATCGCGGCGATGTCGTTTGGCGCGCTGTCGAAAAACGCCAAGATCGCGCTGGCAAAAGGTTCAACTTTGGCGGGCACGATTGCCAATACCGGCGAGGGCGGAATGCTGGCCGAGGAGCGCGAGTTTGCCAAAAAATTGGTGATTCAATACAGCACCGGCCGGTTTGGCATTGACGAAGAAATTCTGAAGCTTGCCGACATTATTGAAATAAAAATCGGGCAGGGGGCGAAAGGCGGGCAAGGGGGATTGTTGCAAAAAGAAAAGTTGACTCCCGAAGTGGCATCGGCGCGCCGGGTCAAATTGGGCAAAGATGTTCATTCGCCGGCTTGCCATCCGGATATAATTTGCGCCAAGGATTTGAAAGATAAAATCGATTGGTTGAGAAAGTTGTCGGGCGGCGTTCCGATTGTCGTCAAACTGGCCGCCGGCGATGTGAAAGATGATGTCGCCCTTGCCATTGAAGCGAATCCCGATGTTATCGCCATTGACGGCGGCTGGGGCGGCACGGGCGCGGCGCCGGAAGTGATGCTTGATGAAATGGGGATACCGGCTTTTCACGCGCTGGTTTCCGCGCGCGAAATTTTGGATAAAAACAAAGCAGAGCAAGAACTTTGGATTGCCGGAGGGTTCTATACCGGCGGCGATATTGCCAAGGCGCTGGCGCTGGGCGCGGACGCGGTGTTTATGGGTTCGGGAATGCTGGCGGCGATGGGGTGCGCGGGATGTAATTTGTGCTACACCGGCCAATGCCCAAAGGGCGTGGCCACGCAAGATCCCAATTTGGCGAAAAATTTGGACATTGATGCCGCGGCCGGCAATATCGCCAACTTCATTAAGCACTGCAACGAAGAAGTGAAAATGATCGCCGGCGCGACCGGGCATAACGACATCCATCGGCTTGTCAAAGGCGATTTGCGCGCGCTAACTTTGGAAACCTCCCGAATCGCCGGCGTGAAGCTTGCCGGAGAATAA